Proteins from a single region of Candidatus Equadaptatus faecalis:
- the serS gene encoding serine--tRNA ligase, which translates to MLDLKWVRENPEEVAQMLKNRNNSFPLDELLKLDEKRKSALLEVEKLKEKRNAGAKQVGVLKKNGENADALMEEMRQLGDRISELDAKTAEIQAELDNMALSIPNKVHSSVPVGKDENDNVEIRRWGTPREFSFTPKAHWEIGETLGIMDFERGVKLAESRFTILKKEGARLERALMNFMLDLHTTKHGFTEIMPPVLVNSKTMTGTGQLPKFTEDLYRCANDDLWLIPTAEVPLTNMHSGEILAEKDLPMYFTAYTPCFRREAGSYGRDMKGMLRQHQFDKVEMVKLSTPEKSYDELEHLTNCAEEVLQVLGLPYRVVCLSSGDMGFGAAKTYDLEVWLPFQNCYREISSCSNCEDFQARRMGLRYRPADGGKPQFVHTLNGSGLAIGRTLIAVVENCQNEDGSVTIPEALRPYLGGLEKIG; encoded by the coding sequence ATGCTTGATTTGAAATGGGTGCGCGAAAATCCCGAAGAAGTCGCGCAGATGCTTAAAAACAGAAACAACTCTTTCCCTCTTGACGAGCTTCTCAAGCTTGACGAAAAGAGAAAATCCGCGCTTCTTGAAGTTGAAAAACTGAAAGAAAAACGCAACGCCGGCGCAAAACAGGTCGGCGTGCTCAAAAAGAACGGCGAAAATGCCGACGCGCTTATGGAAGAGATGCGTCAGCTCGGCGACAGAATAAGCGAACTTGACGCTAAAACGGCTGAAATTCAGGCTGAACTGGACAATATGGCTCTTTCAATTCCGAACAAGGTGCACAGTTCAGTTCCTGTCGGTAAAGACGAAAACGACAACGTTGAAATCCGCCGCTGGGGCACGCCGAGAGAATTCAGCTTCACGCCGAAAGCCCATTGGGAAATTGGCGAGACGCTTGGAATTATGGATTTTGAAAGAGGCGTAAAGCTTGCGGAAAGCCGCTTCACAATCCTTAAAAAAGAAGGCGCCCGTCTCGAACGCGCCCTCATGAATTTCATGCTTGACCTTCATACGACGAAACACGGCTTTACGGAAATCATGCCGCCGGTGCTCGTCAATTCAAAAACAATGACAGGCACAGGGCAGCTCCCGAAATTCACGGAAGACCTTTACCGCTGCGCAAACGACGACCTTTGGCTTATTCCAACGGCGGAAGTGCCCCTTACGAACATGCACTCAGGCGAAATCCTTGCCGAAAAAGACCTTCCGATGTACTTTACGGCGTACACGCCCTGCTTCCGCAGAGAAGCGGGAAGCTACGGACGCGATATGAAGGGCATGCTCCGTCAGCACCAGTTTGACAAGGTCGAAATGGTGAAGCTCAGCACCCCTGAGAAAAGCTACGATGAACTTGAGCACCTTACCAACTGTGCGGAAGAAGTGCTTCAGGTACTCGGACTGCCGTACAGGGTTGTCTGCCTCTCGTCGGGCGACATGGGCTTCGGCGCCGCAAAAACCTACGACCTTGAAGTGTGGCTCCCGTTCCAAAACTGCTACAGAGAAATCAGCTCGTGCAGCAACTGCGAAGATTTCCAGGCACGCCGCATGGGACTCAGATACAGACCGGCAGACGGCGGAAAACCGCAGTTTGTCCACACGCTCAACGGCTCGGGACTGGCGATAGGCAGAACCCTGATCGCAGTTGTCGAAAACTGCCAGAACGAGGACGGCTCCGTTACAATTCCGGAAGCACTCCGTCCGTATCTCGGCGGGCTTGAAAAAATCGGCTGA